In one Melopsittacus undulatus isolate bMelUnd1 chromosome 4, bMelUnd1.mat.Z, whole genome shotgun sequence genomic region, the following are encoded:
- the MMADHC gene encoding cobalamin trafficking protein CblD produces the protein MANVLCNRARLVTYLPGFYSLVKRVVNPKAFSTAGSSGSDEPHVAATPPDLCPRTVWPDEVMGPFGPQDQRFQLPGNIGFDCHLNGTASQKNSQVSKSLPDIIAEPSASERHEFVMAQYINEFQGADVPQKQQINNAETYFENAKVECAVQACPELLRKDFESMFPEVNTSQLTVLTVTQKTKNDMTVWSQEVEDEREMLLENFINGAKEICYAICSEGYWADFIDPSSGLAYFGSYTNNTLFETDERYRHLGFSIDDLGCCKVIRHNIWGTHVVVGSIFTNAEPDSPIMRKLSGNY, from the exons GTGCTCTGTAACAGAGCAAGATTGGTCACCTACCTGCCAGGGTTTTATTCCTTAGTCAAAAGAGTTGTAAATCCCAAGGCTTTTTCTACAGCAGGTTCCTCTGGCTCAGATGAGCCTCATGTTGCTGCTACACCTCCTGATTTat GTCCAAGAACTGTGTGGCCAGATGAAGTAATGGGTCCGTTTGGTCCTCAGGACCAGAGATTCCAGTTGCCTGGTAATATTGGTTTTGACTGTCACCTAAATGGCACCGCTTCTCAGAAGAACAGCCAAGTTTCAAAAAGTCTGCCTGATATAATAGCAGAGCCTTCAGCGAGTGAAAGGCATGAATTTGTAATGGCACAATACATAAATGAATTTCAG ggtgCTGATGTtccacagaaacagcaaataaataatgctgaaacttactttgaaaatgcaaaggtAGAATGTGCAGTACAAGCTTGTCCTGAACTGTTACGAAAAG aTTTTGAGTCAATGTTTCCAGAAGTGAATACCAGCCAGTTAACAGTATTAACTGTCACCCAGAAGACTAAAAATGATATGACTGTATGGAGTCAAGAAGTGGAGGatgaaagagaaatgctgttAGAAAAT ttCATTAATGGTGCCAAGGAAATTTGCTATGCAATTTGTTCAGAAGGCTATTGGGCCGACTTCATTGATCCATCCTCAGGACTGGCA TATTTTGGATCCTACACAAACAACACTCTGTTTGAAACAGATGAACGCTACCGCCACTTGGGATTTTCCATTGATGATCTTGGCTGCTGCAAAGTTATTCGTCATAACATCTGGGGTACTCATGTGGTTGTAGGAAGTATTTTCACTAATGCTGAACCTGACAGTCCGATCATGAGAAAACTAAGTGGAAACTACTAG